From a region of the Odoribacter splanchnicus DSM 20712 genome:
- the murG gene encoding undecaprenyldiphospho-muramoylpentapeptide beta-N-acetylglucosaminyltransferase: protein MKRVIVSGGGTGGHIFPALSIANALKRLQPDIEILFVGAEGKMEMEKVPEAGYRIEGLPVRGLKRKLTLENVKVLYNLWKSLRKARKIIREFKPDAVVGVGGYASGPIGRVAAEAGIPLILQEQNSYAGVTNKLLAKKACKICVAYEGMERFFEKKKIIFTGNPVRKDLLQAREIRAEGIEFYGLDASKKTILVTGGSLGAGTLNKAVMRCLKDIGQWQEVQVLWQCGSYYYEDLKKQLDGKLPENVKLLAFLKRMDLAYAAADIVVARAGAGTISELCLLEKAAVLIPSPNVAEDHQTKNAMALVDKGAAVMIRDTEAEERLEQVLTGLLSDEKQRKELEKHIAKLAIRDSDEQIAREILKVIG, encoded by the coding sequence ATGAAAAGAGTGATTGTTAGCGGAGGAGGTACCGGAGGACATATCTTTCCGGCGTTGTCGATTGCGAATGCATTGAAGCGGTTGCAACCGGATATCGAGATTTTGTTTGTCGGGGCCGAGGGGAAGATGGAGATGGAAAAAGTGCCTGAAGCGGGTTATCGCATCGAAGGATTACCGGTGAGGGGACTAAAACGTAAACTGACTCTGGAAAATGTGAAAGTATTGTATAATCTTTGGAAGAGTCTGCGTAAAGCCAGAAAGATTATCCGGGAGTTTAAACCCGATGCTGTGGTGGGAGTCGGTGGATATGCCAGTGGGCCGATCGGACGGGTAGCTGCAGAAGCAGGTATTCCTTTGATTTTGCAGGAACAGAATTCCTATGCAGGGGTGACGAATAAACTACTGGCGAAAAAAGCTTGTAAGATTTGTGTGGCTTATGAAGGGATGGAGCGTTTTTTTGAAAAAAAGAAAATTATCTTTACCGGTAACCCGGTGCGGAAAGATCTGTTACAGGCCCGGGAAATCAGGGCTGAAGGAATAGAATTCTATGGACTGGATGCCTCGAAGAAGACGATATTGGTGACCGGAGGAAGCTTGGGTGCCGGCACATTGAATAAAGCGGTGATGCGTTGTTTAAAGGATATAGGGCAGTGGCAAGAGGTACAGGTATTGTGGCAGTGTGGTAGTTATTATTATGAGGATCTGAAAAAACAGCTGGACGGTAAATTACCGGAAAATGTAAAATTACTGGCTTTCCTGAAGCGGATGGATTTGGCTTATGCTGCTGCGGATATTGTCGTTGCCCGTGCCGGAGCAGGGACAATATCCGAACTTTGCTTATTGGAAAAAGCGGCGGTATTGATTCCTTCGCCTAATGTGGCAGAAGATCATCAGACAAAGAATGCTATGGCGCTGGTCGATAAAGGGGCTGCTGTCATGATCAGGGATACGGAAGCTGAAGAACGGTTGGAACAGGTGCTCACCGGTTTGCTATCGGATGAAAAACAACGGAAAGAGCTGGAAAAGCATATAGCGAAATTGGCTATCCGGGATTCGGATGAGCAGATTGCGAGAGAAATATTGAAGGTGATCGGCTAA
- a CDS encoding FtsW/RodA/SpoVE family cell cycle protein: protein MNDWKEKIAFKGDKILWYIVIMLMIASVMVVYSSTGRLAYNEKAGNTFFYLIKQLFLIGGCFGVMFIVQSIHYRYFYKYAGVLLFVSMILLVCAAFGGTNINGAGRWIRLPLIGLTFQPSELAKIAIMMFTARILSEAQTDTHCDDSVLQKFLLFVGPVILLIFMDNFSTSALIGAVCFILFMIARMRWRLLAMTLGTALAAIALVLILGIYVPQVKEWGRIGTMVNRITDFAKGGEDGDGYSYQSVQARIAVAKGGLMGSGPGNSTQRNFLPHPYSDFIYAIVIEEYGLGGGAFIMLLYAVILFRVGVIGRKSMRKEVLNDRGMPDIFPALLVVGLGLTIVLQAMINMGVCVGLLPVTGQTLPLVSMGGTSLLFTSAAFGVILSIAHTFSPEGEKEESERLKMKSEKQGRKNRREEYEPEEVLVDEVEDGELPEMQPRTVTPPTGRRRGRKPAEYDEDRDFDILGEEGIGEIRDELESEGREVLNELKRRGR, encoded by the coding sequence ATGAACGACTGGAAAGAAAAAATAGCATTTAAGGGAGATAAGATTCTCTGGTATATCGTTATCATGCTGATGATCGCTTCTGTCATGGTGGTGTATTCCTCTACAGGACGTCTGGCTTATAACGAGAAGGCGGGGAATACGTTTTTCTATCTGATCAAGCAATTATTTTTGATCGGAGGCTGTTTTGGAGTGATGTTTATCGTACAGTCGATTCATTACCGGTATTTTTATAAATATGCCGGAGTGTTGTTGTTCGTATCTATGATTTTATTGGTTTGTGCAGCCTTTGGGGGTACGAATATCAACGGAGCCGGGCGATGGATCCGTTTGCCTTTGATCGGTCTTACTTTTCAGCCTTCCGAGCTGGCGAAAATCGCTATCATGATGTTTACAGCCCGGATTTTGTCCGAGGCTCAGACCGACACGCATTGTGACGATAGTGTTTTACAGAAGTTTCTGCTTTTTGTGGGACCGGTGATTTTGTTGATTTTTATGGATAATTTCTCTACCTCGGCTTTGATCGGGGCAGTATGTTTTATCCTGTTTATGATAGCCCGGATGCGCTGGCGGTTGTTGGCGATGACCTTGGGAACCGCTTTGGCGGCGATTGCTTTGGTGTTGATTCTGGGAATTTATGTGCCTCAGGTGAAAGAATGGGGACGGATCGGTACGATGGTTAACCGTATTACAGATTTTGCCAAAGGCGGAGAGGATGGAGACGGTTATTCCTATCAGTCGGTACAGGCTCGTATTGCGGTGGCTAAGGGGGGATTGATGGGGAGCGGACCCGGTAACAGTACGCAGCGTAATTTTTTGCCTCACCCTTATTCCGATTTTATTTATGCTATTGTGATTGAAGAATACGGATTGGGAGGCGGTGCTTTCATCATGTTGCTGTATGCGGTGATTTTGTTCCGGGTAGGAGTGATCGGGCGAAAGAGCATGAGGAAGGAAGTGTTGAATGATCGGGGTATGCCGGATATTTTTCCGGCTTTGCTGGTTGTCGGTTTAGGGTTGACGATCGTTTTACAGGCAATGATCAATATGGGAGTCTGTGTGGGGTTATTACCGGTGACCGGACAGACCTTGCCTTTGGTGAGTATGGGAGGTACGTCGCTTTTGTTTACCAGTGCAGCTTTCGGTGTGATTCTCAGTATTGCCCATACCTTTTCACCGGAGGGTGAAAAGGAAGAGAGCGAACGGCTGAAGATGAAAAGTGAAAAACAGGGGCGGAAGAACAGACGGGAAGAATACGAACCCGAGGAAGTGCTGGTCGATGAAGTGGAAGATGGGGAATTGCCGGAGATGCAACCCCGGACCGTAACGCCTCCGACAGGAAGACGGCGGGGGAGAAAACCGGCAGAGTACGACGAAGATCGGGATTTCGATATTCTCGGTGAGGAAGGAATCGGAGAGATCAGGGACGAGCTGGAAAGTGAAGGCCGGGAAGTATTGAATGAGCTGAAGCGAAGGGGAAGATAA
- a CDS encoding cell division FtsA domain-containing protein, whose amino-acid sequence MGWTASLDMGSEKMVMALASGEGSVCHLKGIKIMASQGIEHGVIKDKEKVRMCIRSLMSELMKDREIEVMNVALSGAVLRIVERRIVVPIQKKVVEQSDLFRAEQRCIDAYGGGQDEVVDILPVGYAIDRGEMIADPLGRSGRNLEVTYQVYLADYDYLADIQGLFEGSGIQEIEFYPAVRAYAEALDVERAERDFALVDLGAMGVNVVLFRDGMLEYEAHLPIGVRTIDTDTMAAFALSFGQARKLKHEYGQALRSICKNKKLPIPDTRLTLESRDLATVIQSRCEELLEGVIFQLQQWGFDDVEDPVLLTGGGSRLQDVDELLRRMSGHPVESAAARRIQAPREEVLRTPEYLVALGLLLCARQEPKETPNGIGEKIVRRIGKIFGI is encoded by the coding sequence ATGGGTTGGACTGCATCTTTGGATATGGGATCTGAAAAAATGGTTATGGCGCTGGCTTCGGGAGAAGGGAGCGTTTGCCATTTGAAAGGAATAAAGATTATGGCCTCACAAGGCATCGAACATGGCGTAATCAAGGATAAGGAGAAGGTGAGAATGTGTATTCGTAGCCTGATGTCGGAGCTGATGAAAGACCGGGAAATCGAGGTGATGAATGTGGCCTTGTCGGGAGCTGTTTTGCGGATCGTCGAACGAAGAATAGTCGTACCTATACAAAAGAAAGTCGTTGAACAAAGTGATTTATTCCGGGCAGAACAACGTTGCATAGACGCTTATGGCGGAGGACAGGATGAAGTGGTGGATATCCTGCCGGTAGGTTATGCGATCGACCGCGGGGAAATGATCGCCGATCCGCTGGGTAGAAGCGGACGGAATCTGGAGGTGACCTATCAGGTATATCTGGCCGATTATGATTATTTGGCCGATATTCAGGGACTGTTCGAGGGAAGCGGGATTCAGGAGATAGAGTTTTATCCGGCGGTTCGTGCTTATGCTGAAGCACTGGATGTAGAACGGGCTGAACGTGACTTTGCTTTGGTGGATCTGGGAGCGATGGGAGTGAACGTCGTCCTTTTCCGTGATGGAATGTTGGAATATGAAGCGCATTTGCCGATCGGGGTACGGACGATAGATACCGATACGATGGCTGCTTTTGCCTTGAGTTTCGGACAAGCCCGTAAGTTGAAACACGAATACGGACAGGCCTTAAGGTCGATCTGTAAAAATAAAAAATTGCCGATACCGGATACCCGCTTAACGTTGGAAAGCCGGGATTTGGCTACGGTTATACAAAGTCGGTGCGAAGAATTGCTGGAGGGTGTGATTTTCCAGTTGCAGCAATGGGGATTCGATGATGTCGAAGATCCGGTATTGTTGACAGGAGGAGGCAGTCGGTTGCAGGATGTAGATGAATTGTTGCGGCGGATGTCCGGACATCCTGTAGAAAGTGCTGCGGCACGTCGGATTCAGGCCCCCCGGGAAGAAGTGTTGCGGACACCTGAGTATCTGGTGGCTCTGGGACTGTTGCTTTGTGCCCGGCAAGAACCGAAGGAGACCCCTAATGGTATCGGAGAAAAGATTGTCAGAAGAATCGGTAAGATCTTCGGTATTTAG
- the murD gene encoding UDP-N-acetylmuramoyl-L-alanine--D-glutamate ligase, with the protein MKLVVLGGGESGVGAALLGRHLGYEVFLSDKGKLAESYRDELITHRIAFEEGQHSMDRIFAAELVVKSPGIPDTVPMVVALRERGIEVISEIEFAGRHTEAKMVCITGSNGKTTTTLLTCHILTTAGIDAGLAGNVGRSLAAQVAEDAHPLYVVELSSFQLDGMFDFRADIAVLTNITPDHLDRYDHKFENYIDSKFRILNNMRPQDLFIYGLDSEAVGHRLRQVRVVPRMAGFIYADRSIWEKNTCRSGAWMEGEEVVVQLENRQFRIAKQEISIQGRHNVYNAMAAILACMQVGVSDEKIAEGLRTFPQVEHRLETVRVVEGVTYINDSKATNVDSAWYALDSMTTPVIWIAGGTDKGNDYSVLFDLVRQKVKVLICMGVDNRKLIDNFSGICQVVDTHSLKDALAAARQYAVEGDTVLLSPCCASFDLFKNYENRGELFKAAVKEL; encoded by the coding sequence ATGAAATTGGTGGTTTTAGGAGGGGGAGAAAGTGGGGTCGGTGCAGCCTTGTTGGGCCGTCATTTAGGATATGAAGTATTTTTGTCGGATAAGGGAAAATTGGCTGAATCTTATCGGGACGAATTGATTACACACCGGATTGCGTTTGAAGAAGGGCAGCACTCGATGGATCGGATTTTTGCTGCTGAATTGGTGGTAAAGAGTCCTGGGATTCCCGATACGGTGCCGATGGTCGTAGCTCTGCGCGAAAGGGGGATCGAGGTGATTTCGGAAATCGAATTTGCCGGCAGGCATACGGAGGCGAAAATGGTGTGTATTACCGGGAGCAATGGGAAAACGACGACTACCTTGCTGACTTGTCATATTTTGACTACAGCGGGGATCGATGCCGGATTAGCCGGAAATGTGGGGCGTAGTCTGGCTGCACAGGTGGCAGAGGATGCACATCCGCTGTATGTCGTCGAGCTTTCGAGTTTTCAGCTCGACGGGATGTTTGATTTCCGGGCGGATATTGCCGTTCTGACGAATATAACCCCGGATCATTTGGATCGGTACGACCATAAATTCGAAAATTATATCGATTCGAAGTTCCGGATACTGAATAATATGCGTCCTCAGGATTTGTTTATTTACGGTTTGGATAGCGAGGCGGTAGGGCATAGACTCCGGCAGGTGAGAGTTGTACCCCGGATGGCCGGATTTATTTATGCTGACCGGAGTATATGGGAGAAAAATACATGTCGAAGCGGTGCCTGGATGGAAGGAGAAGAGGTGGTCGTGCAGTTGGAAAACCGGCAGTTCCGGATCGCCAAACAGGAGATCAGTATTCAGGGGAGACACAATGTCTATAATGCGATGGCTGCGATTCTGGCTTGTATGCAGGTCGGTGTTTCGGACGAAAAAATCGCTGAAGGATTGCGGACCTTCCCGCAGGTGGAACATCGGCTCGAAACCGTACGGGTTGTGGAGGGGGTGACTTATATCAACGACTCGAAAGCCACCAATGTCGATTCTGCCTGGTATGCCTTGGATAGTATGACTACTCCGGTGATTTGGATTGCCGGAGGTACGGATAAAGGAAATGATTACAGTGTCTTGTTCGATCTGGTACGTCAAAAAGTCAAAGTGTTGATTTGTATGGGCGTGGATAACCGGAAATTGATCGATAATTTTTCCGGAATTTGTCAGGTAGTCGATACACATAGTTTGAAAGATGCGCTGGCAGCTGCCCGGCAGTATGCGGTGGAAGGAGATACGGTTCTGCTTTCTCCCTGTTGTGCCAGCTTCGATCTGTTTAAAAATTACGAAAACCGCGGCGAACTTTTTAAAGCTGCCGTAAAAGAGCTGTAG
- the murC gene encoding UDP-N-acetylmuramate--L-alanine ligase, translated as MVELEQTIKNVYFLGIGGIGMSALARYFKAKGYKVAGYDRTLSALTQKMQAEEEIRINYIDEEEEIPAEFRDKTTTLVVYTPAIPGDNRQRAYFVGAGFDLHKRAEVLGMISRKGKAICVAGTHGKTTVSTLTAFLLKNSTVGCNAFLGGIAANFGTNLLLDRNSSYIVIEADEFDRSFLHLSPEIAVITAMDEDHLDIYENKANLLEAFEAFAGQVNPQGGRLFLKKGLQLKQTQVTGYYGVEVKADCYADGLRIEQGRYVFDYHGRGVDIEGLILGIPGRLNVENATAAITLALEAGVQPEEIRRALPDFKGVARRFNIQVYTEKTIYIDDYAHHPREIEATLRSVREMWPDRPVTVVFQPHLYTRTRDFQEDFARSLSLADRVVLLEIYPARERPIPGITAEVIRKRLTVPGNIVTKEELLQHIIPDFQGGILVTMGAGDIDRLVGEIGEKVKR; from the coding sequence ATGGTTGAGTTAGAACAGACGATAAAAAACGTTTATTTCCTGGGTATCGGAGGAATAGGTATGAGTGCTTTGGCCCGTTATTTTAAGGCTAAAGGGTACAAAGTGGCCGGTTATGACCGGACTCTTTCGGCATTGACTCAAAAAATGCAGGCTGAAGAAGAAATCCGGATTAATTATATCGATGAAGAGGAAGAGATTCCGGCTGAATTCCGGGATAAAACGACGACGTTGGTGGTATATACTCCGGCGATACCCGGGGATAACCGGCAACGGGCTTATTTCGTAGGGGCGGGTTTCGATTTGCATAAACGGGCGGAGGTCCTGGGTATGATTTCCCGGAAAGGAAAGGCGATCTGTGTAGCCGGTACACATGGGAAAACGACGGTATCTACGCTGACTGCCTTTTTGTTAAAAAATTCAACCGTAGGATGTAATGCTTTTTTGGGCGGAATAGCGGCGAATTTTGGAACTAATCTATTGCTGGATCGTAATTCTTCGTATATCGTTATCGAAGCAGATGAATTCGACCGTTCGTTTTTACATCTGAGTCCGGAAATAGCGGTAATCACGGCAATGGATGAAGATCATTTGGATATCTATGAGAATAAAGCCAATCTGTTGGAGGCTTTCGAAGCATTTGCCGGACAAGTGAACCCACAGGGCGGGAGACTGTTTCTGAAAAAAGGATTGCAGTTGAAGCAGACGCAGGTAACCGGTTATTACGGCGTAGAGGTGAAAGCCGATTGTTATGCCGATGGGTTGAGGATCGAACAGGGACGTTATGTATTCGATTATCATGGGCGTGGGGTAGATATCGAAGGATTGATACTGGGAATACCGGGGCGGTTGAATGTTGAAAATGCAACGGCAGCCATCACGTTGGCTTTGGAAGCCGGAGTACAGCCTGAGGAAATCCGCAGGGCACTGCCTGACTTTAAGGGAGTAGCCCGGCGTTTTAATATACAAGTGTATACTGAAAAGACCATTTATATCGACGATTACGCTCATCATCCGCGGGAGATCGAGGCTACGCTGCGTTCTGTCCGGGAAATGTGGCCCGATCGGCCGGTGACGGTGGTTTTTCAGCCTCATTTATATACCCGGACCCGGGATTTTCAGGAGGATTTCGCCCGGAGCCTGAGTTTGGCCGACCGGGTGGTTTTACTGGAGATTTATCCGGCCAGGGAACGACCTATTCCGGGAATTACTGCGGAAGTGATCCGGAAAAGGCTTACTGTTCCGGGTAATATTGTGACAAAAGAGGAACTGTTACAACATATTATACCTGATTTTCAGGGAGGTATACTGGTGACGATGGGAGCAGGGGATATCGATCGGTTGGTGGGAGAGATTGGGGAGAAGGTAAAAAGGTAG
- the ftsZ gene encoding cell division protein FtsZ — MEIEDDLISLKLPDATQEESIIKVIGVGGGGSNAVNHMFRQGIHGVEFVVCNTDIQALRQSRVKNRIQLGKELTEGRGAGCQPERGRLSAIESMDFIKTILEHNTRMVFITAGMGGGTGTGAAPEIARQAKELGILTIGIVTVPFSFEGKRKIEQAMTGIDELEEYVDALLIIANERLREIYGDLKLSDAFAMADNVLTIAAKSIAEIITVKGYVNVDFADVESVMRDSGVALMGAAEAEGEGRAMEALTNALISPLLNSNDIRGASNILLNMLYGEKEVTMDEISLITDSLREKVGRNVNVIWGTGKDETLGDKLRVAVIATGFNNNRGRATAATEQKIETATTTSAKKPYFKVEPLPDDLEMKVMNPAELEEEARLRRQKQEEERARKQKRESNRRVDRFERSQRGVNEVPDTNGWLKRKIGTLFSDEE; from the coding sequence ATGGAAATTGAAGACGACCTGATTTCATTGAAATTACCTGATGCAACTCAAGAAGAATCGATCATTAAGGTGATCGGTGTCGGCGGAGGTGGAAGTAATGCCGTAAACCATATGTTCCGGCAGGGAATTCATGGGGTTGAATTTGTCGTTTGTAATACGGATATACAAGCTTTGCGCCAGAGCCGGGTAAAAAACCGGATCCAGTTGGGGAAGGAGCTGACAGAAGGACGCGGGGCTGGTTGCCAGCCCGAAAGAGGACGTCTGTCCGCTATCGAGAGTATGGATTTTATCAAAACGATTCTCGAACATAATACCCGGATGGTGTTTATTACTGCCGGAATGGGGGGAGGGACGGGTACCGGAGCCGCTCCTGAAATTGCCCGGCAGGCGAAGGAATTGGGTATTCTGACCATCGGTATCGTGACCGTGCCTTTCAGCTTCGAAGGCAAACGCAAGATCGAACAGGCGATGACCGGTATCGATGAACTGGAAGAGTATGTAGATGCTTTGCTGATTATTGCCAATGAACGGTTGCGGGAGATATACGGAGACCTGAAGTTGTCCGATGCTTTTGCTATGGCCGATAACGTCCTGACGATTGCGGCGAAGAGTATTGCCGAAATCATTACCGTAAAAGGATATGTCAATGTCGATTTTGCCGATGTCGAGAGCGTGATGCGGGATAGCGGGGTGGCTTTGATGGGAGCGGCTGAAGCGGAAGGAGAAGGCCGGGCGATGGAAGCCTTGACGAATGCTTTGATATCGCCTTTGTTGAACAGTAACGATATTCGGGGAGCTTCTAATATTCTGTTGAATATGCTTTACGGCGAAAAGGAAGTCACGATGGATGAAATCAGTCTGATCACCGATTCGTTGCGGGAGAAAGTAGGAAGAAATGTGAATGTGATTTGGGGGACCGGTAAAGACGAGACCTTGGGGGATAAACTGCGGGTAGCGGTGATCGCTACCGGATTTAACAATAACCGGGGAAGAGCTACTGCTGCAACAGAGCAGAAAATAGAAACGGCAACTACGACATCGGCTAAAAAGCCCTATTTTAAGGTGGAGCCCTTGCCCGACGATCTGGAGATGAAGGTTATGAATCCGGCCGAACTGGAGGAAGAAGCCCGTTTGCGCCGTCAGAAACAGGAAGAAGAACGGGCGAGAAAACAGAAACGGGAATCTAACCGACGGGTAGACCGTTTTGAGCGGAGCCAGCGGGGAGTCAATGAAGTGCCCGATACGAACGGATGGCTCAAACGAAAGATCGGTACGCTTTTTAGTGATGAAGAATAA
- a CDS encoding cell division protein FtsQ/DivIB — translation MKKTLPYILSVSLFVYLIIVFTFASAKLREVKCEGLQVVVDGTEENAFIDETEVLGIIKRGYGDIEGCNIVSVDKDSLEHILVRNSVIKSAQVYYTLDGYFHVEITQRKPVLRIMSGEGYYVDEDGKIMPLSRKYTSRVVVATGNISRKFACNGLYPFIMTLRNDEFWDALVEQIVVEKGNEVVLIPKVGNFRIVLGTLDDMNEKLENLRLFLREGIVLKGWNVYKEINLKFKNQIVCVKR, via the coding sequence ATGAAAAAAACATTGCCTTACATATTATCTGTCAGTTTGTTTGTATACCTGATAATTGTGTTTACCTTTGCATCGGCAAAATTGAGGGAGGTAAAATGTGAGGGTTTGCAGGTTGTCGTTGACGGTACCGAAGAAAATGCGTTTATCGACGAGACGGAAGTGTTGGGGATTATTAAACGCGGATATGGTGATATCGAGGGATGCAATATAGTCAGTGTCGATAAAGACAGTTTGGAGCATATTCTGGTCAGAAATTCGGTGATTAAGTCGGCTCAGGTTTACTACACTTTGGACGGTTATTTTCATGTAGAAATCACACAACGAAAGCCTGTACTGAGAATTATGTCAGGTGAAGGTTATTATGTGGATGAAGATGGTAAAATCATGCCGTTGTCCCGGAAATATACGTCGCGCGTAGTCGTGGCTACCGGAAATATATCCAGAAAGTTTGCTTGTAATGGTTTATACCCTTTTATAATGACTTTACGGAATGATGAGTTCTGGGATGCTTTGGTGGAACAGATCGTTGTCGAAAAAGGAAATGAAGTTGTACTGATCCCGAAAGTCGGGAATTTCAGGATTGTATTAGGGACTTTGGACGATATGAACGAGAAATTGGAAAATTTACGTCTTTTCCTTCGGGAAGGTATAGTTTTAAAGGGATGGAACGTATATAAAGAAATAAATCTGAAGTTTAAGAATCAGATAGTATGTGTTAAAAGATAA